The DNA region CCCCCGGGGCAGCTGCACTACCGGGTGTTTGGACAGCATCACCCGGATCACGTTACCATGGAGACGCTGGCCGTTGAGGTGACTCATCGCTGTGGGGGGAGAAACATCACGAAATAAAAtaccatgaaaaataaaaagaaacggGAACAAAAACCAAGAGTGTCATCAGaaggtccacacacacacacacacacacacacacacacacacacacacacacacacacacatacacacacacacacacacacacacacacacacacacacacacacacacacagcacttatTCAGCAGGCTTCAGGTGAACAGGTGTGTCACACCGAGCTGAGCCTGCGTGCCATCGCTCATCTGAACGAGAGCGTTCTCCTTCTTGTTGAAGAGGATCTTGACTCTCTGAACGTCCCCGTAAACACCTGGAacaggtacagacacacagctgctcaCAATCATCTGAATGTGTCTGCTCTTTCTTTGACTGTTTCTCTACTGTTCCTGATCTTCTTACCGAACAGGATGAAGAGGCAGTGAGGAGACAcgctctgcagagacagacagtgttaATAAAGTTAGCTGAGAGTGCggcgctctgattggtcgacgGCCgcgtgtgacctctgacctcagggTTCAGGTTGGACACCAGCAGCACGGCGTGGACGGCAGGGGGCGCCACCTGCAGGGAGACGCGGGGAGGAGACACCAACGAGCCGGGGACGGCCGCCATCGACAGACCTGACGACggaaaaactttatttaaaacagagcgacacacacaaaactataAAGGTTCATCCAATACGGAGCCtttatttaaaactttatttaaaacacagagaaacagaacaggTGAGGACACGGCAAACATGTCCACCATCAGTAACACGCATGTATCCAGTCACACTTCAGTCACTCCCACAGTCTGACACGCTAACGTACTACATACATActacatacgtgtgtgtgtgtggactcacCTGTGTGTTGGTGGAAGGTCGTCGGtgtgaaagctgctgctgctccgtaTGGAGGGAGAGctacacctgtaacacacacacacacagagtacacagtgtgaccaggtgagtgtgtgtgacacctCTGACGCTTCACACTCCACTGACTAGGGGGCGGGGTTTGTACAGCAGGATAAAGTGACAGTAACCTGTCACGTTAGCGCTAGCATGACGTACCGAAGGCGGCGGCGGCGGGGTCCAGCTCTCCTGTTGGGAGGTCGGCTCTGGTGAAGTCTCGGCTCTTGTCGTTGTTGTATTTGACGTTCAGCGCGCTCAGTTTGGAGAAGTCGATCCTCAGCGTGCAGCAGCCGTTGTAGATGTTCTGACCGTCCAGAGACTGAAAGAGACAGCCGCCACCTGATTGGTCCACCTCACTACGTCGCTGAGCCCTGATTGGCCGAACTTATCAGTAGCATCGGGTACACAGGTATAcatttctgtgagtgtgtgtgcgtgcacgtgaCTCACAGCCTTGGCGTGGTGAGCGTGCACGGCGTCACTGAACTGCAGCAGAGCCTGAAACTGATTGTTTCTGGTGAACGTGATGATTTTCAACACTGAGCCGAACTTACTGAAGatctgaaacaacaaaatacaacaatCAGACAGCACTgaatgttaaaagaaaagaacggtgtagaaataataaaatgaaaataaaaaataagaataaagatgaaaataattataactaataaaaaaaagaccacagcTGAGCGACCTGCTGCAGGACCTCCAGTGTCACCGGGTAAAATAAATTCTCGACGATGATTCTCAGGACGGGACTCTGACCAGGAGCAAAGCCCCGCCCCTCTCCTCCTGACGCCATgttcccagaatgcactgctgctgcactgatggCCTGCAGCGCCGCCCtctgtgaacaaacacacacatcaatcacatgtaaaatatcaatttaacagcagataaaaaaatgcagtgtaaaaaactcttttctttttataaactgacttttttaaatattaatttcgCCACATGATCACTTTAATTTGTGCGTTATAGTTAATTCTCtttattgtttcattgttttatacATAAATTTGActcaacattaaaataaaaaaaccatGAAAATTAAAAGTGGGCGGGAcgaagctgctgctctttacCTGATTGGTCAGATTGTCGGTCTTGAGCTCGCGGTGGGTGGAGTACTGAATGAAGATTGGCTGGCTCCTGACAGTGGGCGGGGCCGAGGTGTAGTAATTCACCATGGTAACAGCTGCTTCCTCTGACGCCATTTCTAAAAACGCCTAAAATCACaagataaatatttcatttttacaaattaattaATGCAAAAGAAACAGAAGTAAAGTTCAGATGAAATTAGTTTAAGAAATTACTTATTAGTAATTAGTAGTCTTTACTTCCCATCcttacttcctgtttttaactTCCTGCCTGTATTTTATCCATCACAGGTAAACCTGCTCCATGTGGCAGCAGTTACCTGGTTTTTGGCCTTCAGCGTTATCAGCTTACTGACTCGGCCGAAAGGAAGTGCCAGAGCGACCACTTCCTGTTCAGAGATGTCAGCTGGAAGCTGACGCAGGTGAAGCACCCGGGACTGGACgcactgagcgtgctcagaaacacacagcctATCAGTGCCATCCActgcggacagacagacacacagaggtccAGCGGTGAGTGAACAGTCAGTGATTGGCTGAGAGCCTGACAGGTGAGTCAGGTGGGGCAGTAGGTCTCACCTGTGGACAGGTTGGAGGTGCTCATGTTCGCTGAGCAGCAGACGGACGAAGGAAACACTGATTCCTGCACAAAGGAATAAACACACATtagtaatcaatcaatcattggGATCAATATCTTTATCAATATCTTCATATTCTCCTCTAACATTCTCCTCTTTCACTGCACTAAaggcaatttatttcatttacgTTATTAAGCCCCAAAAATAAGATCAAGATAAAATTATCTTCATAATCAGTTTAAACGTTCAAACGGGGACAAAACAGAAGATtatgaaacataaaacaaaatgaaatatttgaccATTTGTTTTCTAATGGACCACCTTTACTTCCACCTTAACATCCCTTTATTTTCCATCCACCATAATCTATAATCATgatttgttgatattttgtttttaatctgaaTCTTTAAAGTAACcgaaatgaaataatgaaatgactCCATAGAGAAATTAATTTGCCAATAAATGCACCAAAACTGTAAGAAATAAATCTAGCTGTGACAGAAAtggatatttctgttttaatttgtttctgtatttattcaactttgtgttattttattctgtctgtATTATTTTCTACTTGCATTTTCCCCCGTATGTatctatttttgtatttctgccTCATTAGAGATATAAACTGTTATTTCTATGACTTCGTATCATATTTGGTGCATTTAATGGCAAATTAATAGACTTATtaaatcaattttttatttcttgattcattttgattttggcAGTTTCAGTCCTCCATAGTTATGCGGTATACGGACAGTATTTCTGAATGAAATAGAGTAAAAGTACCAGAGTGAAGTACTAGTACCTAAAAGTACCTTTCCTCGGGTACATGacctgagtaaatgtactgcTGACACAGGTGTTCTCAGGTGTTTCAAAACACGAACACACCCGGAAATTACAGTGATTTCCCGTAGTTATCGCGGGACTTCAGCCAATCAAATCCCGCTGCTGAATCGTCGCTCGCGACACtttcaaccaaaacaaaaccTGAAAAGCGACTCGCGAGCGATGGCGCGTGTGGAAcgggaaacagagggaggggggctcTGTGGCGGGAAAAGCGTCCGTAAACAagtaaataacaacaacaaacagcgGCGGGGGCTGACACCAGGGGCTCGCGCAGGTGCGGTCCAGTCACCAAGGAAACgcaagagagggagggagaacagcCGGGAAAGGGTTCGGGAATGTTCGGGGAAGGTTCGGGAAGGTTCCCGCGCTCACCCGTCCATGGTCcgcgaggaggaagaggaagaggaggaagagctgctGTGGTCCGCGAGCCTCCCGCACCGCACCGCACCGCACCGCACCGCACCGcagccaggcagcagcagcagagaacaacGAGTTCACTTCCCGTTTGGTGACGTCACGGGAGAAGATGGCGGCTGTGGCGGACACGCCTCAGACCAGAGATCCAGAGGGAGCgacaataatcaataaatctGATCAATCCATGTGTTTAAACCCGAAGGAAGGCCCCAGAATAAACTCTCTCTTATTTTGctcttcatttattcattcacgtcatttatttaaattatttgtcCGTAATtgtattttctaaatataaatTCTGTTAGAAAAGTGACAGCAACAGTGAtcaataacagacacacacagcaacagtgatcagtaacagacacagcaacagtgatcagtaacagacacagcaacagtgatcagtaacagacacacacagcaacagtgatcagtaacagacacagcaacagtgatcaataacagacacacacagcaacagtgatcagtaacagacacagcaacagtgatcagtaacagacacacacagcaacagtgatcaataacagacacacacagcaacagtgatcagtaacagacacagcaacagtgatcaataacagacacagcaacagtgatcaataacagacacacacagcaacagtaatcagtaacagacacacacagcaacagtgatCAATAACAGACACACCAGGCTGAACACATTAAAGGAGGTCAGTGTGGAAGTTTGATCATAGAAACAcattcagtctgtctgtctctctgtctgtctctctgtctgtctctctgtctgtctgtctctgtctgtccaacctccacccaacatggaccctgacagaaagcccccccgcctctgagcctggttctgttccaggttctccccgttaaaggggagttttcccgttaaaggggagttttcccgttaaaggggagttctacCTCCACTGTATCCTAATCTAatgtctgagctgctctttatgggaaCTCTCTTTGACCCCCTCCCCTCAGGCAGGCGGCTGCGGAGCATCCAGAGACCACCAGGCTGTTAGACTGCTGAACTGTGGCGGTGCTCTGTAGATcccatgtgtaaacgtgtgttggtTTGACAAATTAAGTTCCTTGACTCCTTTCCCTGCGGACCGGAAGTGGAGCAGAGTGGGAGCTCTGTCACTTCCGGGTGTCTTGAGCATCTTGAACTGGGTGAAAGGTGGCGAAGACGGCAGGCTGTCATTCTTCAACACGAACTGAACGTTTCTTTCACCTTTTTCTTCGCCGCAGATCACACGATGCTGCAGAACACAGGGTGAGTGTCCGACCAACGTCTTTGTTCTTCCACACGCAGAACTCAGTTAAAAAAACAAGCGTTTTTACAAAACCGAGAAGCAGCTCCGGGGAAAGTTGAGATTTTATGATTAATGCACAGCGTTAGTTTGGGACTTTCCTAAAGCCGAACTGGACAGTGAAGAGTTCTGCTTCAGAATCTCTGTGTGGTTTGATTATGGCCACTTTGtcttttgacctttgaccaaGAAAGTTTGAAAGTTCACCTTTTTTCCTACGGAGTTTGGTAACAGTTGCTCTTTCACTAGCGTCTCATTACCTAACGTCAACCGTTCTTGTCGACGTTTAGTCTTTTCGTGCAGAATCGTGTTCAGAAACTGCGGAAAAGTAGCAGGCATTATTCATGCAGTTCACTTCAAACCAACACCAATTTAAGAAAAGACATTTCCGAAAGCTCCCTTCAAACCGGGACTTTACAGGAGCCGAACGGGGCCGTTAACCCACCTGCTGCACTAACTGGACTGGTGGCTTCCGATCGCGCTTTCCTGGgattttttcaaacattttattttaaaagtaacTTTTTTGCTCTAGAGTTTGGTGGCAGCGGCTCCGAGGATGTATCCTCTCgttaaaacttttcttttttctgctcctACAAACAGAATTCTGTTCAAAATCCGTTAGAATTAATAAGATTCTCTATTCACTTTATTTACTGAGAACCAATATAAGAGCAAGTCAagatttaataaaattaaataaaacatttagatttagaCTGAAGCATTAGTTAGCTTAGCGGCTAACAGGTCCTCATTATCTATATtgttttacagcttgtttcctttagcattaaaacatttgtacagtttaacattaatgtttgttttattgaccGATTCTGTATGAATATAGAGACCTCAGTcagaccttcaaaataaaagcccacaAAGTCACCTTGTGTGCTGGGGCTTTTGTTAAGAAACAGGAATTATCAGATTACACATCAGTAATAATAGAAAAAACTATTTATGCAA from Pempheris klunzingeri isolate RE-2024b chromosome 19, fPemKlu1.hap1, whole genome shotgun sequence includes:
- the LOC139218486 gene encoding polypyrimidine tract-binding protein 3-like isoform X4 — encoded protein: MSTSNLSTVDGTDRLCVSEHAQCVQSRVLHLRQLPADISEQEVVALALPFGRVSKLITLKAKNQAFLEMASEEAAVTMVNYYTSAPPTVRSQPIFIQYSTHRELKTDNLTNQRAALQAISAAAVHSGNMASGGEGRGFAPGQSPVLRIIVENLFYPVTLEVLQQIFSKFGSVLKIITFTRNNQFQALLQFSDAVHAHHAKASLDGQNIYNGCCTLRIDFSKLSALNVKYNNDKSRDFTRADLPTGELDPAAAAFGVALPPYGAAAAFTPTTFHQHTGLSMAAVPGSLVSPPRVSLQVAPPAVHAVLLVSNLNPESVSPHCLFILFGVYGDVQRVKILFNKKENALVQMSDGTQAQLAMSHLNGQRLHGNVIRVMLSKHPVVQLPRGGAGQEEQTLTQDFSGSALHRFKKPGSKNFNNIFPPSATLHLSNIPSSVAEDVLKDLFSSSGFTVKAFKFFQKDRKMALMQLASVEEAIEALIALHDHQLDHNQHLRVSFSKSTI
- the LOC139218486 gene encoding polypyrimidine tract-binding protein 3-like isoform X3 translates to MCVYSFVQESVFPSSVCCSANMSTSNLSTVDGTDRLCVSEHAQCVQSRVLHLRQLPADISEQEVVALALPFGRVSKLITLKAKNQAFLEMASEEAAVTMVNYYTSAPPTVRSQPIFIQYSTHRELKTDNLTNQRAALQAISAAAVHSGNMASGGEGRGFAPGQSPVLRIIVENLFYPVTLEVLQQIFSKFGSVLKIITFTRNNQFQALLQFSDAVHAHHAKASLDGQNIYNGCCTLRIDFSKLSALNVKYNNDKSRDFTRADLPTGELDPAAAAFGVALPPYGAAAAFTPTTFHQHTGLSMAAVPGSLVSPPRVSLQVAPPAVHAVLLVSNLNPESVSPHCLFILFGVYGDVQRVKILFNKKENALVQMSDGTQAQLAMSHLNGQRLHGNVIRVMLSKHPVVQLPRGGAGQEEQTLTQDFSGSALHRFKKPGSKNFNNIFPPSATLHLSNIPSSVAEDVLKDLFSSSGFTVKAFKFFQKMALMQLASVEEAIEALIALHDHQLDHNQHLRVSFSKSTI
- the LOC139218486 gene encoding polypyrimidine tract-binding protein 3-like isoform X2, encoding MCVYSFVQESVFPSSVCCSANMSTSNLSTVDGTDRLCVSEHAQCVQSRVLHLRQLPADISEQEVVALALPFGRVSKLITLKAKNQAFLEMASEEAAVTMVNYYTSAPPTVRSQPIFIQYSTHRELKTDNLTNQRAALQAISAAAVHSGNMASGGEGRGFAPGQSPVLRIIVENLFYPVTLEVLQQIFSKFGSVLKIITFTRNNQFQALLQFSDAVHAHHAKASLDGQNIYNGCCTLRIDFSKLSALNVKYNNDKSRDFTRADLPTGELDPAAAAFALPPYGAAAAFTPTTFHQHTGLSMAAVPGSLVSPPRVSLQVAPPAVHAVLLVSNLNPESVSPHCLFILFGVYGDVQRVKILFNKKENALVQMSDGTQAQLAMSHLNGQRLHGNVIRVMLSKHPVVQLPRGGAGQEEQTLTQDFSGSALHRFKKPGSKNFNNIFPPSATLHLSNIPSSVAEDVLKDLFSSSGFTVKAFKFFQKDRKMALMQLASVEEAIEALIALHDHQLDHNQHLRVSFSKSTI
- the LOC139218486 gene encoding polypyrimidine tract-binding protein 3-like isoform X1 — translated: MCVYSFVQESVFPSSVCCSANMSTSNLSTVDGTDRLCVSEHAQCVQSRVLHLRQLPADISEQEVVALALPFGRVSKLITLKAKNQAFLEMASEEAAVTMVNYYTSAPPTVRSQPIFIQYSTHRELKTDNLTNQRAALQAISAAAVHSGNMASGGEGRGFAPGQSPVLRIIVENLFYPVTLEVLQQIFSKFGSVLKIITFTRNNQFQALLQFSDAVHAHHAKASLDGQNIYNGCCTLRIDFSKLSALNVKYNNDKSRDFTRADLPTGELDPAAAAFGVALPPYGAAAAFTPTTFHQHTGLSMAAVPGSLVSPPRVSLQVAPPAVHAVLLVSNLNPESVSPHCLFILFGVYGDVQRVKILFNKKENALVQMSDGTQAQLAMSHLNGQRLHGNVIRVMLSKHPVVQLPRGGAGQEEQTLTQDFSGSALHRFKKPGSKNFNNIFPPSATLHLSNIPSSVAEDVLKDLFSSSGFTVKAFKFFQKDRKMALMQLASVEEAIEALIALHDHQLDHNQHLRVSFSKSTI